The following are from one region of the Trichoderma breve strain T069 chromosome 5, whole genome shotgun sequence genome:
- a CDS encoding serine aminopeptidase, s33 domain-containing protein, with protein MSQTIKTVSIPNIAWETAADILFPPNFDNNKKYPAVVSAHPIGSCKEQTSGNVYGKALAEAGFVVVAFDASFQGASGGQPRFIEDPEFRVSDFRFVVDYIQTLPYVDADRIGVLGICGGGGYAINAAMTDYRFKCCVGITPVNFGRLSREAFGNYDPADALEKMAKQRTVEAQGGERLVINLLPPSVEEAKKTTTDIDVCEATEYYKTDRGQAPNGCTSGLYSFNSAALAWDAFNHAEVLMTRPLMVVTGDKPGGFGAYRDAQEVYGRAGSKEKKIVVLPGVSHYMLYDKPEAVDPALEQAIPFLKKHLIEGN; from the coding sequence ATGTCTCAAACAATCAAGACTGTCAGTATTCCCAACATTGCTTGGGAGACTGCTGCCGATATCCTTTTTCCGCCCAATTttgacaacaacaaaaagTATCCTGCGGTCGTGAGCGCTCATCCTATCGGTTCATGCAAGGAGCAAACCTCGGGCAACGTCTACGGGAAAGCATTAGCCGAAGCAGGCTTTGTGGTTGTCGCTTTTGACGCCTCCTTCCAAGGTGCCTCTGGTGGCCAGCCTCGCTTTATTGAGGACCCAGAGTTCCGTGTCTCTGACTTCCGCTTCGTTGTCGACTACATCCAGACGCTTCCTTATGTCGACGCTGATCGAATTGGAGTTCTTGGCATTTGCGGCGGAGGCGGCTATGCCATCAACGCAGCCATGACGGATTATCGTTTCAAATGCTGCGTTGGCATCACGCCTGTCAACTTTGGCCGTCTCTCCCGCGAGGCGTTTGGCAATTACGATCCGGCTGACGCTCTCGAAAAGATGGCTAAACAGCGTACTGTTGAAGCTCAAGGTGGTGAACGCCTTGTTATCAACTTACTGCCACCAAGTgtagaagaagccaagaagactACCACCGATATTGACGTCTGCGAAGCCACTGAATACTACAAAACTGACCGCGGCCAAGCACCCAATGGTTGCACCAGTGGCTTATACTCGTTCAATAGTGCTGCTCTTGCATGGGACGCCTTCAACCATGCGGAGGTACTCATGACCCGGCCTCTAATGGTCGTAACTGGCGACAAACCTGGTGGTTTCGGGGCATACCGCGATGCTCAAGAGGTCTACGGCCGGGCAGGTTctaaggagaagaagatagtAGTATTGCCTGGGGTTTCTCACTACATGCTTTACGACAAACCCGAGGCTGTTGATCCCGCGCTGGAACAAGCTATTCCATTCCTCAAGAAGCACCTTATCGAAGGAAATTAG
- a CDS encoding dienelactone hydrolase family domain-containing protein, producing the protein MSQISIKKGPISLAGLLFKPTESSGKTPGLVIVHPGGGVKEQTAGTYAKRLAEAGFTTIAYDASFQGASGGEPHFLEDPNERVSDVYAVIDYLQNLDSVDSERIGVLGICAGGGYAVAAAKGDQRLKAVATVSMVNIGDSARLGWDGDEDPLEKLGNLKAAAAQITAEAKGAERAAAPYVPPQPDDKTPRDMREASDYYLTPRAQHPRAENKMLYLSFPRVLTFDAFHLADVFLKQPTLLIAGSEAGSLWHTEKLNKLIGGATRKVIVPKGAHMDFYDNEAYVGPAALDVAKFMKEHLS; encoded by the coding sequence ATGTCTCAAATTTCGATTAAGAAAGGCCCCATCAGCCTCGCCGGCCTTCTCTTCAAGCCCACTGAGTCCTCTGGGAAGACGCCGGGTCTTGTTATTGTCCACCCAGGTGGTGGTGTTAAAGAACAAACTGCAGGGACATATGCGAAAAGGCTTGCCGAGGCAGGTTTCACAACAATCGCCTATGATGCGTCCTTCCAGGGTGCCAGTGGAGGAGAACCCCATTTCCTCGAAGATCCAAATGAGCGTGTGAGCGATGTTTATGCTGTCATCGATTATCTCCAAAATCTTGACTCCGTAGACTCGGAGAGGATTGGTGTACTGGGCATCTGTGCTGGCGGTGGTTACGCagttgctgccgccaagggAGACCAACGATTGAAGGCTGTGGCAACCGTCAGTATGGTGAATATTGGAGACTCAGCACGACTTGGGTGGGACGGAGATGAGGATCCTTTGGAGAAACTTGGCAACTtgaaggcagcagcagctcaaatCACGGCTGAGGCAAAAGGTGCTGAACGTGCAGCCGCGCCATATGTGCCTCCCCAGCCTGACGACAAGACTCCTCGAGATATGAGGGAAGCCAGCGACTACTACCTCACCCCGCGGGCACAGCATCCCCGTGCCGAAAACAAAATGCTGTACCTCAGCTTCCCCCGCGTTCTCACCTTCGACGCGTTCCACCTCGCGGATGTCTTCCTCAAGCAACCAACTCTTCTCATTGCCGGTTCGGAAGCCGGATCTCTGTGGCATACCGAGAAATTGAACAAGCTCATTGGTGGTGCGACCAGGAAAGTTATTGTTCCAAAGGGGGCACACATGGACTTTTACGACAACGAAGCCTACGTGGGCCCCGCAGCGCTGGATGTTGCTAAGTTTATGAAAGAACATTTGTCCTAA
- a CDS encoding fungal specific transcription factor domain-containing protein, translating into MKSPTIGNQHSSKRKRLVTSCSECYRRKQRCNRKNPCNNCLARNIPNKCMFSTSPQHTPARVQQLPVSTVSTIQVSTGTAQSSGIGGESTQDSVDLGYSLVSGDNSFVGLQELPSRSVIEALVDFFFDEVNWHYFILERLYFNDIFSRWPPKERTEPVKYLKSTQLSMELRYFPSLLFQVIALAVQFLPPDWDVLPEPSLRGLASSRTYSDLGDELLYFLRRPGLALAAVQADFLRSSWLKNYGRGVESWHAVGNSISRRQAQELGLHRQREIYQSRDTNVEETLSMFWYEQHKKRIWINLFVWDGYMAMLLGRPRMIHMDDCDVEPPMDCNIPGDPSTAVPMTVRPEDSQSISTASAPLYRYAMACKAHEMRALRADRPHLKDYSIVRTLHDEIMSLVEALPAFLRVKNPDTTRDADIPYLPQLRQEVQVMTNLFLMTLHRPHIISNLESRRAALQAALETLDSQQSFFAHAKQHQYQLFGFAFYTVDASFLVSIITILFPPQNSETRQKISHSLHQAIESLSIMQTSNAIAASGLDIIQRCYQKLKSSPESSSSISDARTPSYYTPSNTISGLASSTPLPQPTLDNFNQTYWLDQLNAIDPLIYDQDFGNLWENINFD; encoded by the exons ATGAAGAGTCCAACTATCGGCAATCAGCATTCATCGAAGCGTAAGCGATTGGTGACTTCCTGCTCGGAATGTTATCGCAGAAAACAAAGG TGTAACCGTAAGAATCCGTGTAACAATTGTCTGGCGCGCAATATACCCAATAAGTGCATGTTCAGTACTTCGCCACA GCACACACCAGCTAGGGTACAACAGCTACCGGTTTCAACAGTCTCAACTATTCAAGTCAGTACGGGTACAGCCCAATCGTCAGGAATTGGCGGCGAAAGTACTCAAGACTCTGTCGATCTTGGCTACTCGTTGGTGTCTGGCGATAATTCCTTTGTTGGTCTACAAGAG CTCCCCTCGAGAAGCGTTATTGAAGCACTGGTTGACTTCTTTTTCGATGAAGTGAACTGGCATTACTTTATACTTGAACGACTATACTTCAATGATATTTTTTCACGCTGGCCGCCTAAAGAAAGGACAGAGCCCGTCAAGTATCTGAAATCCACGCAACTTTCGATGGAATTACGATATTTCCCCTCCCTACTGTTCCAGGTCATCGCCTTGGCAGTGCAATTTCTACCGCCTGATTGGGATGTTTTACCGGAACCGTCGTTAAGAGGACTTGCTAGTTCACGGACGTATAGTGATCTAGGTGATGAATTGTTATACTTCTTGAGACGGCCTGGACTTGCCCTCGCCGCAGTCCAAGCGGACTTTCTGAGGTCATCTTGGTTGAAGAACTATGGGCGAGGTGTTGAATCCTGGCATGCTGTTGGCAATTCTATCAG TCGCAGACAAGCGCAGGAACTTGGGTTACATCGCCAAAGGGAGATATACCAATCAAGAGACACTAATGTGGAGGAAACGCTAAGTATGTTCTGGTATGAACAACATAAGAAGCGCATATGGATCAACCTCTTTGTGTGGGATGG CTACATGGCCATGCTTCTCGGCCGCCCTCGGATGATTCACATGGACGACTGTGATGTGGAGCCACCCATGGATTGCAATATACCTGGTGATCCATCCACAGCTGTGCCAATGACGGTCCGCCCCGAAGACAGCCAGAGTATATCTACGGCTTCGGCGCCTCTTTATCGATACGCCATGGCGTGCAAAGCACACGAGATGCGAGCTCTCAGAGCGGATCGCCCTCATCTAAAGGACTACTCTATTGTTAGAACACTCCACGACGAAATAATGTCATTGGTGGAAGCACTGCCTGCATTTTTGCGGGTAAAGAACCCTGACACCACCCGGGACGCAGACATTCCATACCTACCACAGCTCCGCCAAGAAGTGCAAGTCATGACGAATTTGTTTCTAATGACGCTACACCGGCCGCATATCATTTCTAATCTAGAGAGCCGGAGAGCCGCTCTACAGGCCGCACTTGAAACGCTTGATTCACAGCAATCCTTCTTTGCGCATGCTAAACAGCATCAATACCAGTTATTTGGCTTTGCTTTCTACACTGTCGATGCCTCATTTTTAGTCTCCATCATCACGATTCTGTTTCCGCCACAGAACAGTGAGACGAGGCAAAAAATCAGCCATAGCCTCCACCAAGCGATTGAGAGTCTCTCTATTATGCAGACTTCAAATGCGATAGCGGCTTCGGGCTTAGATATTATCCAGCGTTGCTATCAAAAGTTGAAGAGCTCTCCCGAATCATCCAGCAGCATATCTGACGCGAGGACGCCCTCGTATTATACCCCA TCCAATACAATTTCGGGACTTGCTTCTTCGACTCCTCTACCTCAACCAACCTTGGACAACTTCAATCAAACGTATTGGTTGGATCAGTTGAATGCCATTGACCCACTCATTTATGACCAAGATTTCGGAAATCTGTGGGAGAACATTAATTTTGACTGA
- a CDS encoding ankyrin repeats (3 copies) domain-containing protein: protein MDPSLIDSATCSLLGLTVQISGSLYGEWNYTSQLLAERLIYELSQLHNVMRSLELTASSETYAVIVSKDLLICFNDVEDCILSLESELLGQYSSDVSKSPRLPFTPAQGLQQIQHLQDCLSRLRDNIESSTSLESGEPPPKHTVDLGGALWRDCADYIAAHESARESRLAGAGISFVNGSHFRRWLILDYVDNPNTLFYLGEPGSGKTILTSLAIDEVQKWQQANGSSNIGFAYFYFSYRESNPMRNIVLALIQQLYLQSFSPVDELAALESLAAKSEHIPFASLVSVLLTISKRFSKVYFIFDALDECESAYKPDLLHLLTSMKASPARLLAFSRPHQTFDALAVGSKIEILPSEGDIKHYARMKLLRTPLFADDDELLDEVVSALVAASERHHLFLPIALQVDAFLQKHTKLEVRVQKAELHRSSYSAYQDSLYRIQNQRPRMADLAKRTLTWLFYSQRPLKTAELLEIHHSSAQGAAAINVPLIVHACRTLVRARETVAFTHISVKEFLEKQADAAMDDEKMIAIHFDFNPRVLESTPFDTPAILGADKLDKSPLEYAAIYGDESTVMMLLPFYTSESANDFRSRAFQAALTGGKLHIMKCLLSQGEDAHYSYLLEATKAGFYAAVYLLASYGSDIDNPDVAGESALMIAAREGWNSILKFLVKNGGDLECKDSDGQTALALAVKTGNNEGVRILLQAGAWPEASINNETLVVYAASQGRVETVRLLLDARHRPYEAAMAAVKRGGDWTSGAAFSMGTSSCICKRRYETESSGSGKRSRFKLDFRHVVVSWTEYPSATGLLCSI from the exons ATGGATCCTTCCTTGATCGATTCTGCCACCTGTAGCTTGTTAGGGTTGACGGTTCAGATCTCAGGATCGCTCTACGGAGAATGGAACTATACGAGCCAGTTGCTAGCTGAGCGCTTGATCTATGAACTTTCTCAACTCCATAATGTCATGCGGTCACTCGAATTGACAGCCTCGTCCGAAACATATGCCGTTATTGTCTCCAAAGATCTATTAATCTGTTTTAACGATGTGGAAGACTGCATTCTCTCGTTAGAATCCGAGCTGCTGGGGCAATATTCCTCCGATGTGTCTAAATCTCCCAGGCTCCCATTCACGCCTGCCCAAGGTCTTCAACAGAtccagcatcttcaagaCTGCCTGTCGAGGTTGAGGGACAA TATTGAAAGCTCTACATCGCTTGAGTCGGGAGAACCCCCTCCAAAGCATACAGTAGACCTAGGCGGAGCTTTATGGCGAGATTGTGCTGATTACATTGCCGCTCATGAGTCGGCGCGCGAGTCCCGACTAGCAGGCGCCGGGATCTCGTTCGTGAACGGATCACATTTCCGGAGATGGCTCATTCTAGATTATGTCGATAACCCCAACACCCTCTTTTACCTAGGAGAACCTGGTTCGGGAAAGACGATTCTGAC GTCCTTGGCAATCGATGAGGTTCAAAAATGGCAACAGGCCAACGGATCCTCAAACATTGGATTCGCTTACTTCTATTTTAGCTATCGAGAGTCCAATCCGATGCGAAACATCGTATTAGCGCTGATTCAGCAGCTGTACCTGCAATCTTTTTCGCCAGTTGATGAATTGGCTGCCCTCGAAAGCCTAGCTGCAAAATCGGAACACATTCCTTTCGCCAGTCTCGTTTCAGTCCTCCTAACTATTTCGAAACGGTTTTCAAAGGTCTACTTCATTTTCGACGCCTTGGATGAATGCGAGTCGGCTTACAAACCCGACTTGCTGCATCTACTCACGTCGATGAAAGCCTCGCCAGCCCGGCTACTTGCCTTTTCACGACCTCACCAGACTTTTGATGCCTTGGCGGTCGGCTCGAAGATTGAAATCTTGCCATCAGAAGGAGACATCAAGCATTATGCCAGAATGAAGTTACTGCGTACACCACTCTTTGCGGACGACGATGAATTATTGGATGAGGTTGTTTCTGCTCTTGTAGCTGCTAGTGAGCGGCATCATCT GTTTTTGCCCATCGCCTTACAGGTTGATGCGTTCCTGCAAAAACATACCAAGCTAGAGGTCAGAGTGCAGAAGGCTGAACTTCACCGAAGTTCATATTCTGCTTACCAGGACAGCCTGTATCGAATCCAAAACCAGAGGCCCCGTATGGCAGACTTGGCAAAGCGAACTCTCACCTGGCTATTTTATTCTCAACGACCTCTCAAAACGGCGGAACTTCTCGAAATCCACCACTCCTCGGCCCAAGGCGCGGCAGCCATCAATGTCCCCTTGATTGTACACGCATGCAGGACTCTAGTACGGGCCAGGGAAACGGTCGCGTTTACACACATATCCGTCAAGGAATTCCTCGAAAAACAAGCGGATGCCGCTATGGACGATGAAAAGATGATCGCGATCCATT TTGATTTCAATCCTCGTGTTCTGGAGTCGACTCCTTTCGACACTCCAGCCATCTTGGGGGCAGATAAACTGGACAAAAGTCCCCTTGAGTACGCGGCAATCTACGGTGATGAAAGTACAGTCatgatgcttcttccatTCTATACCTCTGAATCTGCGAATGATTTCAGAAGCAGAGCGTTCCAGGCAGCTTTGACTGGCGGCAAGCTCCACATAATGAAATGTCTATTATCgcagggagaagatgccCATTACAGCTATCTTCTGGAGGCAACGAAGGCTGGATTTTATGCAGCAGTATACCTTCTTGCAAGTTACGGGTCAGATATTGACAATCCAGATGTTGCTGGGGAGTCAGCGCTAATGATCGCGGCGCGAGAAGGTTGGAACAGCATTCTCAAGTTCCTGGTCAAGAATGGGGGAGATCTTGAGTGTAAGGATTCGGATGGACAGACTGCACTCGCCTTGGCCGTAAAGACGGGCAACAATGAGGGAGTGCGAATCCTATTACAGGCCGGGGCTTGGCCAGAAGCATCCATCAACAATGAAACACTTGTGGTATATGCCGCCAGTCAAGGCCGGGTGGAAACTGTTCGGCTGCTGTTAGACGCAAGACATCGTCCGTACGAAGCGGCTATGGCTGCAGTCAAAAGGGGGGGGGACTGGACTTCTGGAGCGGCTTTCTCAATGGGGACTTCTTCCTGCATATGTAAACGCCGATATGAGACAGAGTCTAGTGGAAgcggcaaaagaagcagattTAAGCTCGACTTTAGACACGTCGTGGTCTCATGGACTGAATATCCCTCTGCGACCGGCCTACTCTGTTCGATCTGA
- a CDS encoding snoaL-like domain-containing protein → MASQQQPTISISASPHEDPERMRKVMNTHIEKVFGESDVATRGKTMEPLYHEDVTWFQPGEYSGEHAIIRGRDNVNATIQKEQDQFPGFYITHDDEGYIAVTQNLGIVHWKLGPREQPDMIKACHYVLFEDGKVKAFWTAHLKMPEGPPS, encoded by the coding sequence ATGGCGTCCCAGCAACAGCCTACTATATCGATCTCGGCCTCGCCGCACGAAGACCCGGAAAGGATGCGCAAGGTGATGAACACACATATCGAAAAAGTGTTTGGAGAATCCGACGTTGCAACCCGCGGCAAGACAATGGAGCCGCTCTATCACGAAGATGTCACCTGGTTTCAACCTGGCGAATATTCCGGCGAACATGCCATCATTCGTGGCAGAGATAATGTAAATGCGACTATTCAAAAGGAACAAGATCAATTCCCCGGATTTTACATTACGCATGACGACGAAGGGTACATTGCAGTTACACAAAACCTAGGTATTGTGCACTGGAAGTTGGGACCGCGCGAGCAGCCCGATATGATCAAGGCTTGCCATTATGTCCTTTTTGAGGATGGGAAAGTCAAGGCATTTTGGACAGCGCATCTGAAAATGCCTGAGGGGCCGCCGTCCTAA
- a CDS encoding short chain dehydrogenase domain-containing protein, with protein sequence MAWTEASIPDLTGKVILVTGGNSGLGLETVKQLALHGAKVYVGARSESRAKQAINEILSQHQSLPKERLQWLPLDLENLQNVIEAAKILSTTENRLDVLVNNAGIGPETFITTKEGLEQTIGVNHVGHFVLTKSLLPLLKATAKVPGSDVRIVTVSSVAEKFAPKSNNFTSIKDLKDPGAANPNDYASRKATFKRYGASKLANILFTKELQNKLTQEDANITAMTLDPGPVSTESGMGIFPGVLKPVLKLVMKSVAKGALTQLFCATAVEVAKNPDRYKGQFLNGPDKIDQPSDKARNRELARSLWRITEEALAEAGISTLP encoded by the exons ATGGCGTGGACCGAAGCTTCTATCCCTGATCTCACAGGCAAAGTCATACTAGTGACAGGCGGAAA CTCTGGTCTTGGGCTTGAAACAGTCAAACAACTGGCGTTGCATGGTGCCAAGGTATATGTAGGGGCAAGATCTGAATCTCGAGCGAAACAGGCAATTAATGAGATTCTTTCTCAACACCAATCCTTACCCAAAGAGCGGTTGCAATGGCTTCCATTGGATCTGGAAAATCTGCAAAATGTCATTGAAGCGGCAAAAATACTTTCTACCACAGAAAATAGACTTGATGTTTTGG TCAATAATGCAGGCATTGGACCGGAAACCTTTATAACCACGAAGGAAGGATTGGAACAGACAATAGGGGTGAA TCATGTCGGGCATTTTGTTCTCACAAAAAGCCTTCTACCGTTGCTCAAGGCTACAGCAAAAGTGCCAGGCTCTGACGTCCGGATCGTTACG GTGAGCTCTGTGGCTGAGAAGTTTGCGCCTAAAAGCAATAACTTTACAAGTATAAAGGACCTTAAGGATCCTGGAGCAGCGAACCCCAATGACTACGCCTCTCGCAAAGCGACTTTTAAGCGCTACGGCGCCAGCAAACTGGCCAACATCCTCTTTACAAAGGAACTACAAAACAAGCTCACTCAAGAAGATGCCAACATCACAGCTATGACACTTGACCCAGGGCCAGTTTCAACCGAAAGCGGCATGGGAATTTTCCCCGGTGTATTGAAGCCAGTCTTGAAGTTGGTCATGAAAAGTGTCGCAAAGGGCGCTTTAACGCAACTCTTCTGTGCAACTGCGGTAGAAGTTGCAAAGAACCCTGATCGCTACAAAGGCCAGTTTTTGAATGGCCCCGACAAGATTGACCAGCCATCAGACAAGGCTCGCAACAGAGAGCTAGCTCGTTCGCTTTGGAGAATTACGGAGGAGGCATTAGCAGAGGCGGGAATCTCAACTTTACCTTAA